The nucleotide sequence GACGATGGGCCTCGGCCGCAACTGGATCGACCTGATCAACAAGGCCGGGATGTACTACATCTCGGCGCTCGCGGTCGCCATCGGCTTCAAGATGAACCTGTTCAACATCGGCGTCGAGGGCCAGTACCGCCTCGCGGCGTTGTTCGCGGCGTACGTCGGGGCCTCGGTCGGCAACCTGCCCGGCCCGCTGCACATCCTCGTGATGATCGTGACCGCGATGATCGTCGGCGCGATCTGGGCGGGCATCGCCGGCGTCCTGAAGGTGACCCGCGGCGTCTCCGAGGTGATCTCGACGATCATGCTCAACGCCATCGCCGCGGCGATGATCGGCTTCCTCCTGCGGGACGGCGGCTTCAGCCCCGATCCCGCCGGTCGCAAGCCCGCCACGCAGCCGCTCGCGGAGTCCGGCTGGTTCCCCAACCTCAACGGCGTCGTCGACCCGATCCTCGACGCGATCGGCCTCACGCCGCCGCCGAAGAGCTCCAACACCTACGGCTTCATCCTGATCGCGATCGTGCTCGGCATCGTCTACGCGTTCATCCTCAAGCGCACCCGGTTCGGGTTCGACCTGCGCGCCTCCGGCCAGAACGCCGAGGCGGCCCGCGCGAGCGGCGTCAACGCCAAGCGGATGACGGTCTACGCGATGCTCATCTCCGGCGCGCTCGCCGGCCTCGCCGGCCTGCCCGAGCTGCTCGGCGGCCGCCAGCACAGCTTCGACGAGACGTTCGTCGCCGGCGTCGGCTGGGCCGGCATCTCGGTCGCGCTGCTGGGCCGCAACAACCCGGTCGGCATGTTCTTCGCGTCGGTGATCTGGGCGTTCCTGGACATCTCGACCCGCGGCTTCCAGACCATCGGCATCTCCAACAAGCTCGCCGCGATCATGCAGGCCGTCGTCCTGCTCGCCGTGGTGGTCGCCTACACGGTGGTGTCCCGCCGCACGAAGGCCGCCGAGGCCAAGGCGGTAGCGGCCAACACCCGACCGCACGGGGGCGGCGCGGCTCCGGCGTCGGGGGAGTCCGAGGAGCGGCCTGCGGCGTCTCGACGTCGCTCGCCTAGCGGCTCGCTCGCTCGACGACCATCGGAGGGCGGCGGCGCGGCTTCGGCGTCGGGAGAGTCCGAGGAGCGGCGCGCGGCGTCTCGACGTCGCTCGCCTAGCGGCTCGCTCGCTCGACGACCGTTGGGGGAGGACGACCCGGCCGGGGGTGACCCGGCTGCGGCTCGACGACCGTTGGGGGAGAACGACCCGGCCGCGGGTGACCCGGCTGCGGGTCGACGACCGTTGGATGGCGACGGGGCAGGGGATAGGGATGACGGTCCGGGGGATCGACCTGGTGCCGGTTCCACGAATGACGACGAGGTGAAGTGATGACGCAAGCGGCAGGCACCTCGGCCCTCATCGACACCCGTACCGCGACCGCCGGAGCCGGCGACGGCACCAAGCGTCGCAAGATGACCGCCCAGCGGCGCTGGACGATCATCGGCGCTGCCTTCCTGGCGTTCTGCCTGGTGCGCTGGGCGACCGGCGCCGACCAGTTCACCAGCGTCGGCACCGTCGGCGCGGCCCTCGTCTTCACCATCCCGATCGCGATGGCCGGCCTCGCCGGCCTGTGGTCGGAGCGCGCCGGCATCGTCAACATCGGCCTGGAGGGCATGCTGATCGCCGGCACCATCTTCGGCGCCTGGATGGGCGTCAAGGGCGGCCCGTGGGCGGGCGTCATCGCGGCCGTCGCCGGCGGTGCGCTGTTCGGCTTGATCCACGCCGTCGCGACGATCACCTTCGGCGTCGACCACGTCGTCTCCGGTGTGGCGATCAACCTGCTGGCCGCCGGCGTCGCCGGCATGCTCGCCGAGATCCTCTTCCCGGAGCAGAACGGCAAGATGTCGCCGGCTCCGGGCCAGATCACCAAGGTCACGCTGCCGTGGAGCGACGCGCTGATCTCCCTGCAGGCCAAGGGTATCCCGGTCGTCTCCGACCTCGCCGGCATCGTCGGCGGCCTCACCACCAACCTCAGCCTGCTGACCGTGCTGTGCCTGGCGCTGTTCCCGCTCACCTGGTTCGTGCTGTGGCGTACGGCGTGGGGCCTGCGGGTTCGCTCGGCCGGTGAGAACCCGAAGGCCGCCGAGTCGCTCGGCGTCAACGTGTACCGCGAGAAGTACCTCGCCGTCATCATCTCCGGCGCCATGGGCGGCCTCGGCGGCGCCTTCCTCGTCATCGTCACCTCCCAGGGGTACCTGGAGAACCAGACCGGCGGCCGCGGCTACATCGGCCTCGCGGCGCTCATCTTCGGCAACTGGACGACGTCCGGCACGCTGCTGGGCTCGCTGCTGTTCGGCTACACCAGCGCCGTGAACCAGCGCTCCGACCTGTCGGCGTCCACCGCCATCGTGGTGCTCGTCGCCATCGGCCTGGCCGTGCTGCTGATGCTCGAGCTGCGCAAGCTGGCCGCCGGCAAGGGCGATCACGCGACCAAGCGCTCGACCCGCATCTCGACCCTGACGTTCATGGGGCTGCTGCTGGCCGGCGCCCTGGTGTCGCTGTTCTTCTCCGGCAAGACGCTGCTGCTGAAGTCGCAGTTCATCCCCGACAACCCGCAGACGACGAGCCTGGCGAAGGTCGGCGTCGTCATCCTGATCGCCGTGGTGATGCTCGTGCTGGCGGCGCTGCTGTACTACGGCGTCCGGGCGTTCCGCACGACCCTGGCGCACCCGCAGTCGTCGGCGAACCTCCCGGCGTACGCGTGCGGCTACCTGCTGTTCGCGTGGATGTGGCTGTCCAACACCGGAATTCCCCAGTCCTTCAAGGGCGCGATCCCCAATATCATCACCCTCATGGTTCTCACCTTCGCCGCCCAGCGGCTGCGGATGCCGGCGTCCGACGGCCTGGTCTATCGTCGCGGCGAATAGCGTGCCGGTCGACTGGACGGCGCTGCGCGAGGCCGCGGTACAGGCGATGCGGCACGCCTACGCGCCCTACTCGCACTTCCCGGTCGGCGTCGCCGGCCTGGTGGACGACGGCCGCGTCGTCACCGGCTGCAACGTCGAGAACGCGGCGTACGGCGTGGGCCTGTGCGCCGAGTGCGGCCTGGTGTCGTCGCTGCACGCCACCGGCGGCGGACGGCTGGTCGCCGTCTCCTGCGTCAACGGCCGCGGCGAGGCGCTGATGCCGTGCGGGCGCTGCCGCCAGCTGCTGTGGGAGCACGGCGGTCCGAGCTGCCTGGTGCTGACCCCACGCGGCGTGCTGGCGATGCGCGAGGTGCTGCCCGACGCGTTCGACGTGGCCGACATCGACGACGTCACCGGCGCGCAGGCCTGATGGCGCAGCACGACGCCGTCGACGTGATCCGCGCCAAGCGCGACGGACGCCCGCTCACCGACGGCCAGATCGACTGGGTGATCGACGCCTACACGCATGATGCGGTCGCCGAGGAGCAGATGTCGGCGCTGCTGATGGCGATCTTCATCCGCGGCATGTCCGACGACGAGATCGCCCGCTGGACCGACGCGATGATCCGGTCCGGCGAGCGCATGTCCCTCGATTTCGACCGGCCCACGACCGACAAGCACTCGACCGGCGGGGTCGGCGACAAGATCACCCTGCCGCTCGCGCCGCTGGTCGCCGCCTGCGGGGCCATCGTGCCGCAGCTGTCCGGCCGCGGGCTCGGGCACACCGGAGGCACCCTCGACAAGCTCGAGTCGATCCCGGGCTGGACGGCGTCCGTCTCGCCCGCGCACTACCGCCGCCAGCTGCAGGACGTCGGGGCGATCATCTGCGCCGCGGGCGACACCCTCGCGCCGGCCGACAAGAAGCTCTACGCGCTGCGCGACGTCACCGGCACCGTCGACTGCATCCCGCTGATCGCCAGCTCGATCATGAGCAAGAAGATCGCCGAGGGCGCCGACGCGCTCACCCTCGACGTGAAGTTCGGCTCCGGCGCGTTCATGCGCGAGTACGCCGACGCCGAGCAGCTCGCCCGCACGATGGTGCGGCTCGGTACGGCGCACGGCGTGCAGACGACCGCGGTGCTGACGTCGATGGAGCACCCGTTGGGCCGCTCGGCCGGCAACGCGCTCGAGGTGGCCGAGGCCGTCGAGGTCCTCGCCGGCGGGGGACCGGCGGACGTCGTCTCCCTGACCCTGACCCTCGCCCGCGAGATGCTGCAGGCCGTCGGGATCGACGCCGACCCTGCCGACGTGCTCGCCTCGGGCAAGGCGATGGACACCTGGAACGCGATGATCGCCGCGCAGGGCGGCGATCCGGCGGCCGCGCTGCCAATCGCCACGGAGACCCACGACGTCCTGGCGCCGCGGGACGGCGTCCTCGCCGGACTCGACGCGTTGTCGGTCGGCATCGCCGCGTGGCGGCTCGGCGCCGGACGCGCCCGCAAGGAGGACCCGGTCAGCGCCACCGCCGGGGTCACCTGGCACGCCGGCATCGGCGACGACGTCCGCGCCGGCCAGCCCCTGCTGACGTTGCACGCCGACGACCCCGCGCGGTTCGCCCGCGCCCTCGAGGCGCTCGACGGCGCGGTGACCGTCGCGGACGCCGCGCCCGAGCCCGCACCGCTGGTCCGCAGCACGATCCGCGGCTGACCCTGCCGGCCGGCGGACGAAGCCGCGTGTGAGCCGCGGACTGGCAAGGTGCCTACTTGTGCACGCCAGACGCTGCACAGGTAGGCATCTTGGCGAACCTCAGGCCGTCCCGCAGGCAAGTCATCCGCCGTCAAGACTTGATCTATTCCAGACTCGTGGCTAGCGTCGAGCCATGCCGACGGCCACCCTGGAGGACCAGCTGCGGGCCGCCGCGCTGCGGGTGACACGGCCGAGGGTCGCGGTGCTCACCGCGCTGCGCGACCACCCGCACGCCGACACCGAGACGGTGATCGACGCCGTCCGCGTCGCGCTGGACGGCGTCTCCCACCAGACGGTCTACGACGTCCTGCGGGCGCTGACCGACGCGGGGCTGGTCCGGCGGATCCAGCCCGCGGGCTCGCTCGCCCGCTATGAGCTGCGGGTGCGCGACAACCACCACCACGTCGTGTGCCGCGGCTGCGGCATCATCGCCGACGTCGACTGCGCCGTCGGCCACGCCCCTTGTCTCACCGCCTCGAACGACCACGGCTTCGTGGTCGACGAGGCGGAGGTCGTCTACTGGGGCACCTGCCCCGACTGCGCGGCCGACCGTGCCAGCTGAACCCGTCGATGGAAGGAAGCACATGAGCAACCAGGACAACCGGCCCGCGGACCCGCAGGCGACCCCGGAGAACCAGTCCTCCGGCTGCCCGGTGATGCACGACTCGGCCACCGCGCAAGGCAGCGAGAGCGAGAATCCCGCCATCGACTCGCCGCAGCCGAAGGGGCACCGGCCCCGCACCAACCAGGACTGGTGGCCCAACCAGCTCGACCTGTCGGTGCTGCACGCGCACTCGCCGAAGGGCAACCCGCTGGGCGCCGACTTCGACTACGCGACGGAGTTCGCGAAGCTCGACGTCGAGGAGCTCAAGCGCGACATCAGCGAGCTGCTCACCACCTCGCAGGACTGGTGGCCGGCCGACTTCGGCAACTACGGCGGCCTGATGATCCGGATGAGCTGGCACGCGGCCGGCACCTACCGGGTGCACGACGGCCGCGGCGGCGCCGGCGACGGCTCGCAGCGGTTCGCGCCGCTGAACAGCTGGCCGGACAACGCCAACCTCGACAAGGCGCGGCGGCTGCTGTGGCCGGTGAAGCAGAAGTACGGGCAGAAGATCTCGTGGGCCGACCTCATCGTGCTCGCCGGCAACGTCGCGCTGGAGTCGATGGGCTTCAAGACGTTCGGCTTCGCGTTCGGCCGCGAGGACATCTGGGAGCCCGAGGAGATCTACTGGGGCAGCGAGGACACCTGGCTCGGGGACGAGCGGTACTCCGGCGAGCGGCAGCTCTCGAACCCGCTCGGCGCCGTCCAGATGGGCCTGATCTACGTCAACCCCGAGGGCCCGAACGGCAACCCCGACCCGCTAGCCTCGGCCATCGACATCCGCGAGACCTTCGCGCGGATGGCGATGAACGACGAGGAGACCGTCGCGCTCATCGCCGGCGGCCACACCTTCGGCAAGACGCACGGTGCGGGCGACGCGGACCTGATCGGCCCGGAGCCCGAGGCGGCGCCGCTGGAGGCCCAGGGCCTCGGCTGGCTGAGCAGCTACGGCTCGGGCAAGGCCGGCGACACGATCACCTCCGGCCTCGAGGTGACCTGGAGCGACCGTCCGACCGAGTGGAGCAACCGGTTCTTCGAGATCCTGTTCGGCTACGAGTGGGAGCTGACCGAGAGCCCGGCCGGCGCCAAGCAGTACGTCGCGAAGACCGATGACGAGATCGTCCCGGACGCGCACGACCCGGCCAAGAAGCACCGCCCCACGATGCTGACCTCCGACCTCGCGCTGCGCTTCGACCCGACGTACGAGAAGATCTCGCGGCGCTTCCTGGAGCACCCGGACGAGTTCGCGGACGCCTTCGCCAAGGCCTGGTACAAGCTGCTGCACCGCGATATGGGACCGGTGGGGCCGCACATGCTCGGCCCGTGGGTCCCGGAGCCGCAGCTGTGGCAGGACCCGGTGCCGGAGCCGCCCGCCGAGCTCGTCGGTGAGGCGGACATCGCCACGCTGAAGCAGAGGCTGCTTGGTTCGGGCCTGTCCACCGCGCAGCTCGTCGAGCTCGCGTGGGCGTCCGCCTCGACGTACCGCGGCACCGACCGCCGCGGCGGCGCCAACGGTGCCCGGATCCGGCTGGAGCCGCAGCGCAGCTGGCCGGTCAACGCCGACCTCGACCTCGACACGTTGCTGGCGGCCATCGAGAAGGTCCAGCAGGACTTCAACGCCGCGGGCGGCGCGCAGGTGTCACTGGCCGACCTGATCGTGCTCGGCGGCACCGCGGCCGTGGAGAAGGCGGCCGCGGACGCCGGCCACCAGGTCACCGTGCCGTTCCATCCCGGCCGCACGGACGCGACCCAGGAGCAGACGGACGTCGAGTCGTTCAACTACCTCGAGCCGCGGGCGGACGGGTTCCGCAACTGGACCAGCCCGGGGGAGAAGCTGCAGCCGGAGGTGCTGCTGGTCGACAAGGCCTACCTGCTGGGGCTGTCCGCGCCCGAGATGACCGTGCTGGTCGGCGGCATGCGGGCGCTCGGGGCCAACGCCGCCGGCACCGCGCACGGCGTGCTGACCGACCGACAGGGCGCCCTCACCAACGACTTCTTCCGCAACCTGCTGTCCCCGGGTACGCAGTGGAAGACGTCGGAGTCCGAGGCGGGCGTGTACGACATCCGCGACGCGGCGACCGGTGATCTGAAGTGGACCGCTACCGCGGTCGACCTCGTCTTCGGCTCGAACTCGCAGCTGCGGGCGCTGTCGGAGGTCTACGCGAGCGAGGACGCGAGCGAGAAGTTCGTGACGGACTTCGTGTCCGCCTGGACCAAGGTCATGGACGCCGACCGCTTCGACCTCCGCTGATCAACCCGGCTCGCTCGACGACTCTAGGCATGGCGCCTTCCACGGTCGTCGAGCGAGCCGGAGCGTGCGGCTTTCCACGGTCGTCGAGCGAGCCGGAGCGCCAGCGGAGGCGACGTCGAGACGTGGTGACGTTCATGGT is from Cumulibacter manganitolerans and encodes:
- a CDS encoding ABC transporter permease — translated: MSETPTTPTQPPSSAPPVSDEITAPSVKSTRWRSLLLTLVAPIAAFIVALVVVIIVVLASGRGIDEVFASIDKTMGLGRNWIDLINKAGMYYISALAVAIGFKMNLFNIGVEGQYRLAALFAAYVGASVGNLPGPLHILVMIVTAMIVGAIWAGIAGVLKVTRGVSEVISTIMLNAIAAAMIGFLLRDGGFSPDPAGRKPATQPLAESGWFPNLNGVVDPILDAIGLTPPPKSSNTYGFILIAIVLGIVYAFILKRTRFGFDLRASGQNAEAARASGVNAKRMTVYAMLISGALAGLAGLPELLGGRQHSFDETFVAGVGWAGISVALLGRNNPVGMFFASVIWAFLDISTRGFQTIGISNKLAAIMQAVVLLAVVVAYTVVSRRTKAAEAKAVAANTRPHGGGAAPASGESEERPAASRRRSPSGSLARRPSEGGGAASASGESEERRAASRRRSPSGSLARRPLGEDDPAGGDPAAARRPLGENDPAAGDPAAGRRPLDGDGAGDRDDGPGDRPGAGSTNDDEVK
- a CDS encoding thymidine phosphorylase — translated: MAQHDAVDVIRAKRDGRPLTDGQIDWVIDAYTHDAVAEEQMSALLMAIFIRGMSDDEIARWTDAMIRSGERMSLDFDRPTTDKHSTGGVGDKITLPLAPLVAACGAIVPQLSGRGLGHTGGTLDKLESIPGWTASVSPAHYRRQLQDVGAIICAAGDTLAPADKKLYALRDVTGTVDCIPLIASSIMSKKIAEGADALTLDVKFGSGAFMREYADAEQLARTMVRLGTAHGVQTTAVLTSMEHPLGRSAGNALEVAEAVEVLAGGGPADVVSLTLTLAREMLQAVGIDADPADVLASGKAMDTWNAMIAAQGGDPAAALPIATETHDVLAPRDGVLAGLDALSVGIAAWRLGAGRARKEDPVSATAGVTWHAGIGDDVRAGQPLLTLHADDPARFARALEALDGAVTVADAAPEPAPLVRSTIRG
- the katG gene encoding catalase/peroxidase HPI, with the translated sequence MSNQDNRPADPQATPENQSSGCPVMHDSATAQGSESENPAIDSPQPKGHRPRTNQDWWPNQLDLSVLHAHSPKGNPLGADFDYATEFAKLDVEELKRDISELLTTSQDWWPADFGNYGGLMIRMSWHAAGTYRVHDGRGGAGDGSQRFAPLNSWPDNANLDKARRLLWPVKQKYGQKISWADLIVLAGNVALESMGFKTFGFAFGREDIWEPEEIYWGSEDTWLGDERYSGERQLSNPLGAVQMGLIYVNPEGPNGNPDPLASAIDIRETFARMAMNDEETVALIAGGHTFGKTHGAGDADLIGPEPEAAPLEAQGLGWLSSYGSGKAGDTITSGLEVTWSDRPTEWSNRFFEILFGYEWELTESPAGAKQYVAKTDDEIVPDAHDPAKKHRPTMLTSDLALRFDPTYEKISRRFLEHPDEFADAFAKAWYKLLHRDMGPVGPHMLGPWVPEPQLWQDPVPEPPAELVGEADIATLKQRLLGSGLSTAQLVELAWASASTYRGTDRRGGANGARIRLEPQRSWPVNADLDLDTLLAAIEKVQQDFNAAGGAQVSLADLIVLGGTAAVEKAAADAGHQVTVPFHPGRTDATQEQTDVESFNYLEPRADGFRNWTSPGEKLQPEVLLVDKAYLLGLSAPEMTVLVGGMRALGANAAGTAHGVLTDRQGALTNDFFRNLLSPGTQWKTSESEAGVYDIRDAATGDLKWTATAVDLVFGSNSQLRALSEVYASEDASEKFVTDFVSAWTKVMDADRFDLR
- a CDS encoding Fur family transcriptional regulator; amino-acid sequence: MPTATLEDQLRAAALRVTRPRVAVLTALRDHPHADTETVIDAVRVALDGVSHQTVYDVLRALTDAGLVRRIQPAGSLARYELRVRDNHHHVVCRGCGIIADVDCAVGHAPCLTASNDHGFVVDEAEVVYWGTCPDCAADRAS
- a CDS encoding cytidine deaminase; translated protein: MPVDWTALREAAVQAMRHAYAPYSHFPVGVAGLVDDGRVVTGCNVENAAYGVGLCAECGLVSSLHATGGGRLVAVSCVNGRGEALMPCGRCRQLLWEHGGPSCLVLTPRGVLAMREVLPDAFDVADIDDVTGAQA
- a CDS encoding ABC transporter permease, whose product is MTQAAGTSALIDTRTATAGAGDGTKRRKMTAQRRWTIIGAAFLAFCLVRWATGADQFTSVGTVGAALVFTIPIAMAGLAGLWSERAGIVNIGLEGMLIAGTIFGAWMGVKGGPWAGVIAAVAGGALFGLIHAVATITFGVDHVVSGVAINLLAAGVAGMLAEILFPEQNGKMSPAPGQITKVTLPWSDALISLQAKGIPVVSDLAGIVGGLTTNLSLLTVLCLALFPLTWFVLWRTAWGLRVRSAGENPKAAESLGVNVYREKYLAVIISGAMGGLGGAFLVIVTSQGYLENQTGGRGYIGLAALIFGNWTTSGTLLGSLLFGYTSAVNQRSDLSASTAIVVLVAIGLAVLLMLELRKLAAGKGDHATKRSTRISTLTFMGLLLAGALVSLFFSGKTLLLKSQFIPDNPQTTSLAKVGVVILIAVVMLVLAALLYYGVRAFRTTLAHPQSSANLPAYACGYLLFAWMWLSNTGIPQSFKGAIPNIITLMVLTFAAQRLRMPASDGLVYRRGE